The nucleotide window GGCCCCGCCCCTCACGAAAAGCCCCGCCCGTCGCAGAAGCCCCGCCCCCTGTGATGTGGCCCCGCCCCCCGGGCGaggccccgccccgctcccggcaCCCCCCGCGCCCCGCGATGGCGCCGCAGCCCCGGTGCCGGTAGCGCCATGGGCCCGGGCgggccgtggggctgggcgCTGCTGGCGGCGCTGGGCGCGCTGGGCCTCGGCCTGCGGTGAGCGGGGGCACGGGGGGtcaccggcaccggcaccgggaccggcaccgggaccgggaccggggggTCGGGGCCAGGCCCGGCCCTGACGCGCCCCCCGTGCTCTCCCcgcagggcggcggcggcgatgGCGGCGGGCGAGGAGCGGCGCTCGGGTGGGTGCGGGCCGGGGACGGGGGCtggggaccgggaccgggagcTGGGACTAGGGTttgggaccgggaccggggctcggggctgggacCGGAACCGGGGGCTGGGACCGGGGCTTGGGaccagggctggggctcggggctggggaccgggaccgggaccgggggctgggactgggactgggacCGGGACCggaggctgggggctggtgCTCGGGGCTGGGACAAGAGGATagggaccgggaccgggaccggggctTGCGGCTGaggaccgggaccggggcccCGCCGGCCCCCAGCCGCGCTCAGCACCCGCGCCGCGCCCGCAGTGAGCCCCACGCAGGCCACGCCGTGCTGGCGGGTGGAGGACTTCGTGGTGGTGCAGGAGTGCGGCCGCTGCTCCAGCTTCCAGGCGGTGAGTGAGCCCacgggggctgcccccggcaccggcaccgggccCGCCGCCCGGCCTCACGGCGCCTCGCCCCGACCCCTCTCGGTTGCAGAAGACGGTCCCGCAGTGCGGCCCCACCGGCTTCGTGGAGCACATCAGCTGCGCCTCCAAGCGGGATGAGTTCAAGAGGTGGGCCAGGGGCCGGGGGCCGCAAGGGGCCGGTGGCGtcgcggggccggggccgttcGCCCCGGGGATCGcgcccctgccctcccctcttcttcttctcctcctcctccccgcagcTGCCGCTCGGCGGTGATGGAGGCGCACGTCTTCTGGAGGTTCGTGGGCACCATGATGTGCGTGGCGGCCGTCTTCGCCGTGCTGGTGGTGTGCCGCCAGCGCGTGCTGGACAGGAAGGCGCTGGAGAAGGTGCGCAAGCAGATCGAGTCCATCTAGCGCCCGCGGGGCACCGGGCACGGCGGCAGCGCCCCCGCCGCGGGGACTCGGCTCCGCTGCTGCTCCCGAagcagccaggaggaggaggaacgaGCGCCCGCGGGACGCCTGCCCCGCTTTGCCGTGACCCCACGGGCGCTGCGGCCCACCGGGGGCTGCCCGGTGTCCCGCGGGGTCCCCGTGCCGAATCGCGCTGCGCGGGGTGCCTGGGGAGCCCGGTGCCCCGGGGGACGCCGCAGCCGCCTGCTCCGAGCTGGTGGCGTGCAATAAACCCCGGTCGTTATCAGCCGAGTGCCGCTGGTGTTCGTCCTTGTGGGACTGGGGCGTTCCTCCCGCTCgtggcccccagccccctttTTGCTGCCTGCCCCTGGGGGGTGCCCCCTTCCTCGCTGAGCCCCCCCAGCCACGTTTGGGTGCGAAGCAGGCACGGATTTATTCACCAGAAGCTGCCTGCGAGCGCAGAGCTCCCTTCCCCTGCGCTGTGCGTGGGGTGCACCCAGCGCCCCTGCCTGGGGCATGGTGGGGGGGCCCCCGACTGCCCCCCCCGTCCCAGGGTGGCTCCCAGCCCCCAAAGCGGGGCCGCTCCCGGGTGGCTGTCACATTTCATCCCCGTGTGCCTGTTTTGCTGCCGCTGCTGCGTCCCGCAGCCATGGCTGAGCCCTCGGATCCCCTGGGGGAGCCCGGCCTGAGGAGTTTGTGCCCGGCTCCCTGCCGGGGGGGCCCGTCCTGTCCTCGTGCCCCCCCTTGGCACCGttctctgctgcagcccccggctcTTCCAGCTGCCACCACGTCGCCGGGGCTCCTCCAGGCGGTGCCGGCGGCTCCGCGCGGGTCAGGATGTGCCTGGAGATCACTGCAGGGACGGGGAGCaccgggcagggctgggggcagctgctgcctgcctgccccccccAGGGgatcccgcagccccccccagctccccattACCTCCCGTGGGCTGCTGGGGGTCCcggcggcccccccggccccagcagAAGGGGCTGTAGCTGGGGAAGAGGATGAGCaccagggagaggagcaggatcTGGGGGGGGAGGACACGCACGTGGGGTTACAGCACCGGCAGGTGTGCGGGGGGCGCCCACCCGTGGGTGCGCtgcccgcggggggggggggcctgagCCCTTTGGGGGGGGTTGAAATATGCATGTGGGTACCAGGACGCAGGTGCTGGTCTGGGCGGCTTTGTTGGACGTCTGCTTGATGAGAGCCTGGAGCGCCTGCAGCTGGCTCAGCAAGGACCTGGGGGGGACAAGGGGCGagacaagggggggggggcaagggggggTCCAGGCATTGCCGTGCACCCACCCGGGGCGTCCCCATCGCGCCGCGCTCACCCGTTGCGCTGCTCCAGCTCCCGAACCTTCCTGTGCAGCTCCTGGTTCTGCGCCGAGCACGAGGCCACCCTGCCCGGGGCGAGGCGGGGGTGCTGAAGGCCCCCCCAAAGATGAAGGGGGGGGCAGGGGCGCGGGGGGgtccccaccagcacccacctgcTCTCCAGCCCGTCCAGGTATTCCTTCTTCCTCCGGCGGCTGTCCTGCGCCGACTGCTTGTTCCGGATCTTCCTCCGCACCTTCTTCAGGACGCGCTCCTCAGCCTgccgcggccggggggggctgaGCCTGGCCCCGCACCTTGTTCCCCCCACCCGGAACCtccccccccgggaccccccccccaagcccacCTTGGTGAGGGGCAGGGAGCCGGGCAGCGTCACCCCCTCCTGCGCCAGCAGCCGCTTCTCCtcctctgacagcagcaggactgGGAGCTGCGGGGAGAAatgggggggtgagggggggggaaTTGGGGTGCAcagtgccggggggggggggcagcagagCCGGACTCACCgtgggggtgggcaggggcagggtggGCAGCGTGGCGATGATGCAGGACTCGGGGGGCAGCAGCGTGGGGGGCAGCCAgtctggggggtgggggggggagggtgatgccctgccctgcaggatgcgcccccccccccgggctgagcccccccccagccccactgaccCAGCTGGATGGTGACCCCGCCGTGCGCGGGGGTCCCGGCGCTGCAGACCACCTCGTAGAcggtggcgggggggggctcctcCGGCTGCTCCCCGtcccccgggggggggtcctgggggctgcgggggggggggccggggggggccgcaCACCTCGTCCGGGGCCACGGCCGGGCCCAGCGGCTCCTCGGGCTGGGTCCCGTCCTGCGGCCGGAGGGGACGCGCGATGGGGACCCCGAGGGTGGCACCTcccggggtgccccccccctcccccgtttgcccccccccagccccactcacGCCGTCCGGGgggggcccccagcccccaaaggggggcaggaaggggTCGGCCCCCAGGCACAGCTCGTCCGGCTCCAtcgcggggagggggcggcggggggggcccgggTGGGTCTGTCCCGGTCCGTCCCGGTCCGTCTGTCCCGTCCCGGTCCGCCCCCACCAGGATCTCGGCATCCTGGCCGAGCCCAGCCAAGTCCCTCCCCCaaccggcggcggggccgcgctccccgcccgccaccgggggggctcggggctggtTCGGGGGagcggccgccgccgggggccgcaccgggacccccgggactccccccccccccccgggatcCCACCGGGCCCGCCCCGGATCCCGGGTCCGCCGCGGACCGGGCAGAACCGAGCCCCGCTTACCGGACCGGTGCGCTCCGTCCtgcccggtcccggtcccggtcccggtcccggtcccggtcgGGCTGTCCCTCCGCCCGGTCCCGGTCGCGGTCCCTTCCCCTTCCCGTTCCCAGCCCCGTTCCCGTCCCGCCCCTCCCGCTCCCTTCCCGTTCCCCTTCCCGTTCCCGTCCCGGCGCCGTtcccccgccggccgcccccagcccctctcgGGCCGCCCtccccccgccgcagccccgttccccccccccccgggcccaTCTCTGCGTGTCCGGGGCGGgacccagccccgtgccccccccccccgccccgccccgggaCGCGCAGCGCGGCCGCCCGGAGCCTGCCCGGtgccggtggcggcggggcccggcgggatggcggcgggaggcggccccggggccgcggaGCTGGCCTggagccccggggccgc belongs to Cygnus atratus isolate AKBS03 ecotype Queensland, Australia unplaced genomic scaffold, CAtr_DNAZoo_HiC_assembly HiC_scaffold_150, whole genome shotgun sequence and includes:
- the CREB3L4 gene encoding cyclic AMP-responsive element-binding protein 3-like protein 4, encoding RERGWEREGEGTATGTGRRDSPTGTGTGTGTGTGQDGAHRSDWLPPTLLPPESCIIATLPTLPLPTPTLPVLLLSEEEKRLLAQEGVTLPGSLPLTKAEERVLKKVRRKIRNKQSAQDSRRRKKEYLDGLESRVASCSAQNQELHRKVRELEQRNGSLLSQLQALQALIKQTSNKAAQTSTCVLILLLSLVLILFPSYSPFCWGRGGRRDPQQPTGVISRHILTRAEPPAPPGGAPATWWQLEEPGAAAENGAKGGHEDRTGPPGREPGTNSSGRAPPGDPRAQPWLRDAAAAAKQAHGDEM